The Haloarcula marismortui ATCC 43049 region TGGCTTCGATAGGTCGATTCCGGCGCTATTCATTCCAAGACATCCCGCGGTAGTGATTTTGTTCATAGCTGACGTTCAGGTTCGACGAGGTTGGATCCAGCGAGGACTGTAATTATCACGAGCACGAACGCGATGAGTGAGAGATTCGGAATTGTAAGTCCGAGCACCGGAGCCTGCCACTGGACAACTGCACAGGGGCCAGCAAAGGTGCATGAGGCCGTCGTTGCTTGGAGTACGGAGTGATATCCCGCGATTGAAGCTCCCACCACGGATAGTGGCACGACTGTTCGCCAGATTGTGTTGTGGCTCTCGAGGGCGGCAACGCCGAGAACGACGACAAGCGGATACATGAGGATACGTTGGTACCAGCAGAGGGTACACGGAACGAGACCGAGGCCGAGACTGAACCAGAGGCTTCCCAGGGTTGCAATCGCCGCGACGCCTGCCCCGCCTGCAAGCCAGAATCGTCCGTCGGACATCCATGACTCAGTTTGATCCAGCTGCATCTTCGATCAGCTGTCTTACTCGCTCTTCGTTTCCGAGTGGATTGACCGTCATGCCATCGATGAGGAGCGTGGGTGTGGCATCGACACCGACATCGCTCGCAGCCCTGTCAGTCGCCCGCAGCGCGTCGTCATACTGATTTTCTTGGATGGCCGTGCGGACCGACGCTGTCTCGGAGACGCCTGCGGCCTGAGCAAACTCGACCAATCTCTCGGCGGTCGCCCACTGGTCGCTCTCGGGTGGTTGATTCCCGAACACGTATTCGTGAAACGCCCAGTATGAGGCTGGGTCGGTGTTCCAGACGGCTAATCCGGCCTGACCGGCTGCCGGTGCATCGGGGCCCAAAAATGGGTCGCCACCGATATATGCCAGATTGCGGAACTCGAGCGCAATTGTTCCTGGTTCCACGTAGTCCGTCACGAGTTGTGAAAGCATCTCCGTACTGAACTGGGCGCAGTACGGACACTTCCAGCTCCCGAAGTATGTGACCATGACATCGGCATCAGCAGACCCCATCGTCGCATAGCGGAAGTCTCCAGGCGAGTCGGGAATCGGGGCAGTGGTAACGGCACCCGTATCACCTCCAGCAGTCGCGCCGTCATCCGGCTCAGTGCTCGTATTGTTAGAGAGAGCGGTGGCGCCGATCACGAGACCGGCAGTGGCGGCACCACCACCGCCGAGGAGAAGCTGTCGGCGGGTTAGTCCTCCGACAGCAGCTCCAACACCTCCCTCGGAGAGCCGCTCTGAGAACGTGAGTGAATCAACGGCTGTCTCAGCCCGTTTGTAATCCACACCTGAGAGGTCGTCGGGGTGCGCGACGAGCCAGTGTCTGTAGAGCTGCTCGTCAGTCTCGTCACCGAGTTGTTCGCCACAATAATGGCAGGCGCTGTGAACGTTCCATGTGTGGTCACGCGCTGCTCCAGCTGTTTCGAATTGATCTGTACAGATCGGGCAGGTATGGGCAGTCATTCGTGATCACTACTCCAAGTGTAGATTTCATAGGCTCCGTGTTCTGCTCTCATAGTGAGCTGAATCGTCGGTATCTGTGGCATTGTGTTATACGCAAGGGGTCATCAGCGGCGGAGATATGCGACGAGGCAGGTCGTCAGGAGACAGAGGAGAATGAGAATTGCCACGCCCAGATGCGTCGTCACGATGGTCGGTTGGAGATCTTCCGTGACGGTCAATCCTCCGAGGATAACCTGTAACGGAAGGAGGACGAGAGCGGCCGTGGCCGACCATTTGACAATCGGGGTATTACGGTGTGTCACCCACGCTCCAAGGGTCGTGCCGACGATCAGAACCCCGGCCGTCATCGCCAGTCCACGGTGAGCCCACTCAGCGAAGATTTGGAGTGCAGAGTATGGCGAGTTAGCAATGATCTCGGGTTGAAGGAAGGGGACCCACGTCCCGTAGCAGGTCGGCCAATCGGGACAGGAAAGTCCAGCACCGATTGCACTGGTGTAGGCTCCAAGAAGCATCACAATATACGTCACTAGTAGCGTCAAACTGGCGATATGCCTGTACTCGACCGGAATCCTTGAAATCGCGGTTCGTATATCGTGCCTGCGGAGTCGGGCTTGAGACATAATATTGGGTAGGGACGTTGACTTGCGGTGTGACGAGTTGATGTCTTGGAGACAAAGTGTTAAGCCGGATTCCCAGCGAGTGGGACACCGCCTGCTATTCATTGAGGAGCCGTCTCATGATACTGTTAAGAAGACACACGGTTTGTAGGGAAAACCCCTATATGCCAATAGTATGATGGCTCAAGAACATACCCAGGAACGGTCAATAGATGAACGCGACCGCGAGGTGAAGTCTGCCAACGACAACATCTGTCCCGAGTGTCAGGGTCATATTACACGGACTAGCGACAGCGGTGAGGCGACCTGCGAAAGCTGTGGGTTGGTTTTTGAAGATAATCCAATCGACCACGGTCCTGAGTGGCGTGCGTTCACTTCAGAGGAACGCGATGAAAAGAGTCGGGTCGGGGCTCCGACGACGCAGCTGATGCACGATAAGGGTCTGAGTACGACTATCGGCTGGCAGGACAAGGATGCCTACGGACAGGCTGTCTCTGGTCGCAAACGTGCTCAATTACAGCGCCTCCGGACGTGGGACGAGCGGTTCCGTACGAAGGATGCTCACGAGCGGAATCTCAAGCAAGCGCTCGGGGAGATCAGCCGCATGGCGTCCGCTCTGGGACTTCCTGAATCGGTTCGGGAAACTGCAGGCGTCCTGTACCGGCGTGCTGTGGAGCAGAACCTGCTCCCCGGTCGCTCGATCGAGGGTATGTCGACGGCGTCGTTGTATGCGGCTGCTCGACAGCACGGAATGCCACGGCCGCTGACGGAGTTCGCCGATGTCAGCCGTGTCGAGAAAATCCGGATCCAGCGAGCGTACCGATATCTGTCCCGAGAACTTGGGCTGGAGATCGAGCCGGAGGATCCCATGCAATATATTCCACAATTCGCGTCATCGCTCGACGTGAGCGACGAAGCAGAACGGCGCTCTCGAGAACTGCTTGAGGTAGCTACAGATAATGCCGTCCACAGTGGAAAGAGTCCAGCCGGGTTGGCGGCTGCCGCTCTGTATGCTGCGACCCACCTCACGAACGAACAGCTCACACAGGAGACGGTGAGTGAGGTCGCCCACGTCAGTCGAGTCACGATCCGAAATCGATACCAAGAGCTTCTCGAGGTGTACGCGCAGTATGACTGACCGGATAGCCCCTGCCGGGCGAAATCCAGCTACTGAGTGGGTCATGATACGATATTTACCATGAGCGAGTTCTCAATACAGACCGAGGTCGAGATATTGGAGCTGCTCGTTGATGAGTCACCGTGCCATGTGATGGAGATCACTAACGCCGTCGATGGACACCCGATCACCATTGACCAAACGTGTGCTCACCTCCATAGTGAGGGCTGTATTGTTCCACTGGGGAGGGGTCTCTACGAGATCACAGACGCAGGCGAACAACGACTCGAAATTCAGCACGATTCATAATTGTGTCACCATGTCTCCCCTCTTTCGATGGATCGACCGTCATGACTCTGGAACCACGATCCCGACTGAGTTCGTGGGACCAATGGGATGCCTCTCCAGCAATCGGACACCATATCCCGAGGACCACGTATTATCGAATAATGGGAGATGATTCAGTGTCGTCCGAGGACACTCCGGAGGTACAGGATGTCCTTGATGCGCTGGATGATCCCGCGTGTCGGGCTATTCTCCAGGAAACTATCGAACCAATGACTGCGAACGAACTCCTCGACGCATGTGACATCCCCAAGTCGACGCTGTATCGAAAATTAGAACTCCTCAGTTCCGCTTCCCTCGTTCGAGAACAGGAGACGATCAACCCCGGAGGTGGACGGGTTACCTACTACGAGCGGTCGTTCGAGGACGTCACGATCTCTATGGACGACACAGGTACGTTTTCGGTGAGCGTCGATCGGCCGCCGAAATCTACAGACGAACGGCTTGCAGATATCTGGTCGATGATGGGGGACGAAGTATGAACGGCGTCATCACGGCGATTGCAGTCGTCAAGTTCGTAATCCTGCTTCTCGGTGGCGGGATTACCTATATTGCATTTAAAGCCTATCGACGTACGGGTGCGGATTCGCTACGTGTCCTTGGTGTCGGGTTCGGTATCATCACACTCGGGGCAATTCTAACTGGCGTGGCCAACCAGTTCTTTTCTGTCGGATTGGCCCTCGGCGTGCTCATCAACAGCCTGTTCGTCGCCCTTGGCCTCGCGGTCATCATGTACTCGCTGTATATCCAGAAATGAACCCCGTTCCGAATGTTGCCGTTCCTGATCTCCGTCGGGGTAGCTACCTAATCCTTTTCGGCGTTGTTCTGTTCGTTCTCACGCTTGTTAGCAGTGCAATGCTCGCCCCTGCGATTGGGACGGCTTCGGAGACAGACCAGACGTCCCGAACCTTGGTCGGGTCTCAGGGGGGTGGCCCAGGCTGGCACGAATACGGCAGCGTCTATCTTCTCAACGGGACGAACACTACCTGGCGTGAATCGAGTGCTGATAGCTATTTTGACGTCACACAAACGGAGAACGGAACAGTGTTAGCCGGGTTCATGGACAGCGGGTACGCTTCGTGCGGACCGTACGAGTCTCCCTGTACCCGAACGGGATTCCGAGTCATTGACCCCGGGAAAGACCTGCAGGTGGTTTCGGAGTATAGCTTCCCGGTGCGAACGAACAAGAACAGCGAAGTCCACGATGTCGAACGACTCGAATCGGGAGAATACTTGGTCACCGATATGGAGTACGAGCGTATCTTTACTGTCAAGAACGGCGAAGTCACGTGGCAGTGGAATGCGAGTTCGTTCTACGACGCCCCACAAGATCCGACGACGACCGACTGGCTGCACATCAACGACGTGGACGTCATCGGCTCTGGGCGCTATCTCGTCTCAGTACGGAATGCCAACCAGCTACTCGTTATCGAGCGCGGCGAGGGCGTCGTTGAGGTTATCAATGAGGATACGACCGATTCGAACGATGCCAATTGCCGGAAATCCGGCCAGTTGAACGACTATGACAATGATGGCGATATTCGATGCGGTGACCCCGACGTGCTCAACCACCAGCACAACCCCCAGTGGCTCGGGGATGGTGCCGTCCTCGTTGCCGACAGCGAGAACGACCGAGTCGTGGAACTGCATCGAACGGAGGGCGGTAAATGGGAGCCAGCGTGGGCTCTTGATCGGGCAGCGGGTGTCGAGCTCGATTGGCCCCGGGATGCGGATCGCCTCCCGAACGGAAACACGCTTATCACCGACACGCTCAACCGGCGACTCGTAGAGGTCGACGAATCCGGGACTGTCGTCTGGAGCGTTCGAACAGAGCGTATCCCATACGAAGCCGACCGACTGCCCTACGGTGAGTCTGTCGGAGCCCCGAAGTACACGACTAACGGAAGCAGCGTCGACAGCCCTGACGCCGGCGTGCCGGTTCTCTCACTACTGCTGGTCGGGCTTCGGGCAGTCGTTCCGTCAACGCCATTCTGGTTCCGGGAACCACAACTTGGACTGACGCTTGTCTCTACACTCCTCATTGTCGTCGGCGGAGTTGATCGTATTCGTAACTAAATTTCCTCTCGAAGCCAGTCGAGAGCTCGCTCGCGTTTCTTGATGTCGAAATATCGCATTTCGTTGGGGGCGACTGGCCAGATCGGTCGGATTGCATACCACCAGTCGAACAGGAGTTTTGCCCATCGTGTATCGCCGACTGCGGCGTACCGGTCGATATCGAACTCAGGGCCGTACCGGAGATCGGGAACCACCCCGTGGAGGTGTGTGAGAAACGCCCTGAACGTCCAGTTCGGAACTTCCTCGTACACGTGGATGTACCCGTGCTTATCGCTCTTTTCGACGAGGAGTGAGTACAGCTCTTGATAGCCTGTTCGCGTGCCCTTCCCGACGCGAATCGCAATGAGGTTCTCGTTCGTCTCGTCCAACACCTCGAACATTTGATCGGGTGCTGTGTGGGACATCGTTAGTGGGAGTGATTCGTCGTACCGACAGGGTCAGTATCGGGATCGGTACGCCCGACGAGCTCCACGGTTGCGTGGTCGATTCCTCGATTCGTGAGATAGTCGTGAACCCGTGACTGGATTCTCCGTTGCTCCTCGAGTGTGGTCGACGTATCTGTCAGTCGGACGGTTGCGACGGTGAGTTGACTACAGACTTGCCAGACGTGGAGATCCTCAATCTGGTCGACGCCATCGAGTGTCGTCAATTCATCCCGGAGTTCTTCGGACGACACCGGGCTCCGTTCCAACAGGATCGAGGTGCTTTCCCGGAGGACGTTCCCGGCCGACGCGAGCACCAGCAGCCCAATGAGTACGGCCGCCACAGGGTCTGCGATGGGGAGATCGAACACTGCGACGGCGGCGGTCGAGACGATTACCGCAACAGAGCCACCGGCGTCACCGAGCAGGTGGTAGAACGCCCCGCGCTCGTTGAGACTCATCTCACCACCCTGCAACACGTACACGGAGCCGATGTTTACCAGCAGGCCACCCGTAGCGATGATCAGCGTCAACTCGGGATTGATCGCCACTGGCTCAAGGAACCGCTGGTAGGACTCCCAGACGATGTATCCGACCATTGGAAGGAGCAAGACGCCGTTCAGGAAGGCCGCAACCGGCTCCAGTCGGTGGAGACCGTACGACCACGCCTCGCCACCCTCGAACCGTTCGGCGGTGTAGCTCGCGCCGAACGCCATCGCGTACGCCAGCATATCGAACAGCATGTGGAGTGCGTCGCTGATAAGCGCGACCGACCCGAACAGGAGTCCACCAGCCAGTTCGATGACGAATCCAAAGAAATTGACGACCGCGACGAGCGCAAGCCGACGCGTACTGCCACTTGATTTAGACGGGAGGTTGTGCTCTGCGGTCTCCTCATCAGTATGCTCGTGAAGGGTCATAAGTTCACATTAGAGGGGGTTCTATTTCGAATCTGAGGATTCCGGTTGTTCCTGGGTAGATTCCTGGGCCCCGTCTTCACTCGTCACCATCGAATCCTGCGCCGTTGATTCAGTGCTATCCGAAGAGGTAATCTCCTCATCGGCTCCCTCCGGTTCTGGTTTGGACCGCTCCGATTCTTCGGAGAGTGATGTATCTTGGGCGGAGGAGCCCGCGAAATCGAGCGGACGAAGCCAGATGAACCAAACCACAAATACGGTTGTGCCATAGCCGACGATCCACACGAGGTCAGCAACTGCAGAGAGGTTCGCCTGTTCGAAGGTGTATACCAACAAACCGGGCCCGATGAGCCCAATGAGCACAACGAGGACGGCAAACTGCGGAGACGAGAGTCCGAACGGGTATCGTTGCTGATCTGCCTCCGTATGGGATGTTGCGTTTCCCTCATTCTCTGCACCCATCTTACCCCTCCGAAGCGCTGGTTTCGGTGTCTGTCTCCGGCGTGATTCGAGAGAGTCGCATCGCGTTCCCGGTGACGGCCGTCGTCATTCCGGCATCGCCAGCGAGGACGGCGAGCCAGATCGGGACGTATCCGAACGGGACTGCGACTGCCAGCCCGGCTTTGACAGCGAGACTCGACCAGATGTTCTGTCGGATGACCCCGTTCGCATCGTGTGCGAGTTCGTAGAGGTACGGGAGCTTTGCGAGGTCATCACCCATCAAGGCGATGTCGGCGGTCTCCAATGCGGTATCAGTCCCGGCAGCCCCCATCGCCACGCCGACTGTGGCGGTGGCGAGCGCCGGTGCGTCGTTGATGCCGTCACCGACCATCGCAACGCCGTCGTACTCCTCGACGAGCTCCTCGATCGCCGTCACCTTGTCCTCGGGGAGTAATTCGGCCTGGTACTCGTCGACGCCGACCTGTTCGGCGATCGCGCGGGCAGTCCGCTCATTGTCACCCGTCAGCATCACCGTTCGGGAGACGCCGAGTTGCTTGAGTCGCGTCACTGTTCGCTTCGCTTCGGGTCGGATCTCGTCGGCGACTGCGATGACGCCTTCGAGTTCGTCTTCGGTTCCAACGAGGACAACGGTCTTCCCTTCTGCTTGGAGTTCGGGAACGGTCTCGTCGAGAAGGTCGAGGCAGTTGTTCCGGTCGCATATCTGCCGAGCTGTCTGGGTGACGACACCGCCGTCAGTGGTCGCGTGGACGTGTGATAGGTCGAATCCCAGCTCCTCGAACAGCCCCGGCTTGCCAGCGAAGTGGGGCGTCCCGTCGAGGTCGGCCCGGACGCCCTTGCCGGTGATGCTCTCGAAATCATCGATCTCGCGCTCGGCGACTCCCATGCTGCCGGCCTCAGCGACGATCGCCTCGCCGATGGGATGTTCGCTCCGTTGTTCGAGCCCGCGGGCACACCGGAGGACGTCTTCCTCCGAATTTTCGTTTAATGGAACGACGTCAGTGACGGTGAGCTCACCTTTCGTGAGCGTCCCCGTTTTGTCGAAGGCGACGACGTCGACGGCCCCCATCGCTTCGAGGTGGTTGCCGCCCTTGATCAGGACGCCGTTCTTCGCGGCGCTCGTAATTCCCGACACGACGGACACGGGTGTCGAGATGACGAACGCACACGGGCAGGCCAGTACCAGTAACGTCAACCCGTAGACGACGGCCGTGGGCCAGGTCGTGCCGAGAACGTACGGGCTTCCCACCGTCGTCAAAATGGCGAAGGCAACGACGACTGGCGTGTAGTACGTTGAGAAGCGTTCGACGAATTGCTCGCGCTCGGTCTTGTTCGACTGGGCATCCTCGACCATCTCCACGATTCGCGAGAGCGTGTTATCACCGGCTTCAGAGGTAACCTCTACCTCAAGATAGCCCTCTTCGTTGATCGTGCCGGCGTATACCTCATCTCCCATCGTCTTGTCGACGGGTACGCTTTCGCCTGTGATGGGTGCCTGATTGACGGCGCTTTCACCGTCGACGACGGTTCCGTCCATCGGGATCTTCTCCCCCGGTTTGACGACGACCACGTCGCCGACAGCGACCTCGTCGACAGGAACTGTCTCCGTGGTATCGTCCCGTTTGACGGTTGCCTCATCCGGTGAGAGGTCCATCAACTCCCGGAGCGAGTTCCGAGCGCGATCCATCGAGTACCGCTCCAGCAGCTCGGCGATACTGAACAGGAACGCGAGGGTGGCCGCCTCGAAGTAGAGCGCCTCACCGAAGGCGAGGCTCGCAACGAGTGCTCCGAGGATAGCCACCGACATCAGGAAGTCGATATCGAGGTTCAGATTCCGAGCGGAGTAGTAGCCGTTGCGGAAGATCTCCTGACCACCGGACGCGACGGCAACGAGGAACAGTACGTCGGCGACGAGCAGCTCCGTTCCGAGAAGGCTTGCAAGCTGTACATTCTGCCCGGTCAGGAAGAACTCGAAGAGCAAGCCGAGAGCGACGAATCCACC contains the following coding sequences:
- a CDS encoding DUF7521 family protein, which translates into the protein MNGVITAIAVVKFVILLLGGGITYIAFKAYRRTGADSLRVLGVGFGIITLGAILTGVANQFFSVGLALGVLINSLFVALGLAVIMYSLYIQK
- a CDS encoding heavy metal translocating P-type ATPase; the protein is MTSPDDDSHNRSGEPPDRAHEHEEGSHEHSHTHDHDHSDHEHAQHTEQGVDDVSPPIDQGDVAQFAVPEMDCPSCAGKVENSVEKLDGIRSVDPQVTKGTLTVSYDGEQTSATAIANRVEKAGYTVEDTGEVSSKFTVPEMDCPSCAGKIENALERVEGITTFETQPTTGTVVVTYDSSRTGEADIIGAIERAGYKVTDTSSDESGRQDPTEERESIWTSPRALKTWISGGFVALGLLFEFFLTGQNVQLASLLGTELLVADVLFLVAVASGGQEIFRNGYYSARNLNLDIDFLMSVAILGALVASLAFGEALYFEAATLAFLFSIAELLERYSMDRARNSLRELMDLSPDEATVKRDDTTETVPVDEVAVGDVVVVKPGEKIPMDGTVVDGESAVNQAPITGESVPVDKTMGDEVYAGTINEEGYLEVEVTSEAGDNTLSRIVEMVEDAQSNKTEREQFVERFSTYYTPVVVAFAILTTVGSPYVLGTTWPTAVVYGLTLLVLACPCAFVISTPVSVVSGITSAAKNGVLIKGGNHLEAMGAVDVVAFDKTGTLTKGELTVTDVVPLNENSEEDVLRCARGLEQRSEHPIGEAIVAEAGSMGVAEREIDDFESITGKGVRADLDGTPHFAGKPGLFEELGFDLSHVHATTDGGVVTQTARQICDRNNCLDLLDETVPELQAEGKTVVLVGTEDELEGVIAVADEIRPEAKRTVTRLKQLGVSRTVMLTGDNERTARAIAEQVGVDEYQAELLPEDKVTAIEELVEEYDGVAMVGDGINDAPALATATVGVAMGAAGTDTALETADIALMGDDLAKLPYLYELAHDANGVIRQNIWSSLAVKAGLAVAVPFGYVPIWLAVLAGDAGMTTAVTGNAMRLSRITPETDTETSASEG
- a CDS encoding transcription initiation factor IIB, whose product is MMAQEHTQERSIDERDREVKSANDNICPECQGHITRTSDSGEATCESCGLVFEDNPIDHGPEWRAFTSEERDEKSRVGAPTTQLMHDKGLSTTIGWQDKDAYGQAVSGRKRAQLQRLRTWDERFRTKDAHERNLKQALGEISRMASALGLPESVRETAGVLYRRAVEQNLLPGRSIEGMSTASLYAAARQHGMPRPLTEFADVSRVEKIRIQRAYRYLSRELGLEIEPEDPMQYIPQFASSLDVSDEAERRSRELLEVATDNAVHSGKSPAGLAAAALYAATHLTNEQLTQETVSEVAHVSRVTIRNRYQELLEVYAQYD
- a CDS encoding COX15/CtaA family protein, with product MNSRRCPTRWESGLTLCLQDINSSHRKSTSLPNIMSQARLRRHDIRTAISRIPVEYRHIASLTLLVTYIVMLLGAYTSAIGAGLSCPDWPTCYGTWVPFLQPEIIANSPYSALQIFAEWAHRGLAMTAGVLIVGTTLGAWVTHRNTPIVKWSATAALVLLPLQVILGGLTVTEDLQPTIVTTHLGVAILILLCLLTTCLVAYLRR
- a CDS encoding STAS/SEC14 domain-containing protein, with protein sequence MFEVLDETNENLIAIRVGKGTRTGYQELYSLLVEKSDKHGYIHVYEEVPNWTFRAFLTHLHGVVPDLRYGPEFDIDRYAAVGDTRWAKLLFDWWYAIRPIWPVAPNEMRYFDIKKRERALDWLREEI
- a CDS encoding arylsulfotransferase family protein, which translates into the protein MNPVPNVAVPDLRRGSYLILFGVVLFVLTLVSSAMLAPAIGTASETDQTSRTLVGSQGGGPGWHEYGSVYLLNGTNTTWRESSADSYFDVTQTENGTVLAGFMDSGYASCGPYESPCTRTGFRVIDPGKDLQVVSEYSFPVRTNKNSEVHDVERLESGEYLVTDMEYERIFTVKNGEVTWQWNASSFYDAPQDPTTTDWLHINDVDVIGSGRYLVSVRNANQLLVIERGEGVVEVINEDTTDSNDANCRKSGQLNDYDNDGDIRCGDPDVLNHQHNPQWLGDGAVLVADSENDRVVELHRTEGGKWEPAWALDRAAGVELDWPRDADRLPNGNTLITDTLNRRLVEVDESGTVVWSVRTERIPYEADRLPYGESVGAPKYTTNGSSVDSPDAGVPVLSLLLVGLRAVVPSTPFWFREPQLGLTLVSTLLIVVGGVDRIRN
- a CDS encoding disulfide bond formation protein B → MSDGRFWLAGGAGVAAIATLGSLWFSLGLGLVPCTLCWYQRILMYPLVVVLGVAALESHNTIWRTVVPLSVVGASIAGYHSVLQATTASCTFAGPCAVVQWQAPVLGLTIPNLSLIAFVLVIITVLAGSNLVEPERQL
- a CDS encoding winged helix-turn-helix domain-containing protein is translated as MGDDSVSSEDTPEVQDVLDALDDPACRAILQETIEPMTANELLDACDIPKSTLYRKLELLSSASLVREQETINPGGGRVTYYERSFEDVTISMDDTGTFSVSVDRPPKSTDERLADIWSMMGDEV
- a CDS encoding thioredoxin domain-containing protein, whose translation is MTAHTCPICTDQFETAGAARDHTWNVHSACHYCGEQLGDETDEQLYRHWLVAHPDDLSGVDYKRAETAVDSLTFSERLSEGGVGAAVGGLTRRQLLLGGGGAATAGLVIGATALSNNTSTEPDDGATAGGDTGAVTTAPIPDSPGDFRYATMGSADADVMVTYFGSWKCPYCAQFSTEMLSQLVTDYVEPGTIALEFRNLAYIGGDPFLGPDAPAAGQAGLAVWNTDPASYWAFHEYVFGNQPPESDQWATAERLVEFAQAAGVSETASVRTAIQENQYDDALRATDRAASDVGVDATPTLLIDGMTVNPLGNEERVRQLIEDAAGSN
- a CDS encoding cation diffusion facilitator family transporter encodes the protein MTLHEHTDEETAEHNLPSKSSGSTRRLALVAVVNFFGFVIELAGGLLFGSVALISDALHMLFDMLAYAMAFGASYTAERFEGGEAWSYGLHRLEPVAAFLNGVLLLPMVGYIVWESYQRFLEPVAINPELTLIIATGGLLVNIGSVYVLQGGEMSLNERGAFYHLLGDAGGSVAVIVSTAAVAVFDLPIADPVAAVLIGLLVLASAGNVLRESTSILLERSPVSSEELRDELTTLDGVDQIEDLHVWQVCSQLTVATVRLTDTSTTLEEQRRIQSRVHDYLTNRGIDHATVELVGRTDPDTDPVGTTNHSH